The sequence TGCATCCCACTGCATGGGAGTTCTTGCATTATCCCTGCTATAGCGGCTTACAATGTTAAGCGCCTCTTCCGGTGAGTACCCTGCCTCCAGGGCGGTCTTGTACTGGTCAAGGGTGGCAATATCATCCACTTCATCAATGCTGGAAAAAACAGTATTTTCCATACCGATTTCCTGGCCCTGATAAATAAAAGGGATTCCTCGGAGCATAAAGTTTAAGCCGCCAAGCATCTTTTTGGCTTCCAGGCTGCATTCTCCTTCCGGAAGGTAATGGCTGACCCCTCTTGGCTCATCATGGTTTTCAATGATGTTGGATAAAAATCCGGTTGTACCCACATGCCTTTGGGCAGAAAAGCAGCAATGCTTATAATCTTCCGGAGTGATCGCTTTGGCATCATACCAGCCCTTTTCACTTCCTCCGAATATGGTTTCATTAAAATCAAATTTGCTGGAAAAGTAACCATTTTCACCGATAAAGGATTCTAATTCTTCCGGCTTTTCATCAAAGACCTCCCCAACGGTAAAGGCATCATGAGGTTTAAAGCAGCGGTCCCGCATTTCGCCTAAAAACTCACCGACTCCATTGGCGCGGGACAGCATCTCCTGGATGCTGCATAAACCATCCGCCCGGTCCGGTTCATAATCCTGTAAGGGAAGGGCCTTTTTTATATTAATGATTGCATCGATCCGGAAACCGCCCAATCCTTTATCCAGCCACCAATTGATATTTTTATAGACTTCCTCCCGGACTGCTACATTTTCCCAGTTTAAGTCCGGCTGTTTCTTATGGAACGAGTGGAGATACTGCTTAGTGGTACCGGGAATATCGCTCCATACAGAATTCCCAAAGTAGGAACGCCAGTTGGTCGGTGATTTACCATCTTTTTTCTCACGGATATAAAAGTAATTTCCATATTCGCCATCCGGATCGGCACATGCCTTTTTAAACCATTCATGCTCATCGGAGCAATGGTTTACGACCAGATCCATGACGATATACATCTCTCGTTCTTTCGCTTTTTCAATGAGCTCCTCCATATCCTCCATGGTCCCGAACCTAGGGTCTATGTTGTAATAATCGGCAATGTCATATCCCTGATCTGCAAAAGGGGAAACGTAAATCGGGGAAAGCCACAGGATATCCACACCTAAGTCCTTCAAATAATCCAATTTACTGATAACCCCTTTTAAGTCTCCAATGCCATCCCCATTGGTATCCAGAAAGCTCTTTGGATAAATCTGATAAGCTGTTTTATCATGCCACCATTTCTTAGTCATCGTATGTCAACCTCTCTTTTCAGTAGTAGCTTCATTCTACCTCTCAAAATAAGATTTGTCTTACACTTCTATGATTAAAAAATTCACTATTTTGACTTTTCTTTCCGATATTGTAAGGGAGTCGTTCCGGTATACCTCCGGAATATTTTTAAAAAATTTCCAAGGTTAAAAAAACCGGAATCCAGGCATATGTTCATGACCGGCAGGTCGGTTGTCTCCAGCAACGTGATTGCCTTCCGGATCCGGTAATCATTGATGTATTCGGTGGGAGTCCTGCCAAGGGCCTTTTTAAAAAAGCGGCAGAAGTACTGTTCGTTCATATTGGCAAGAGAAGCAAGGTCACGGATATAAATCTTTTCCCTGTAATGGTTCCTGATAAAGGTAATAGAGGCTTTGATCAGTTCTACCCGCGTATCCGTATTGCGGTGGGAATCGGAATACAGGTGGAACTGGAACAAAGTGGCAAGCATTTTAAGGAGGGAAGCTTTGATTTGAAGCTGGGAGATCACAGCTTCAAAAACGTCTTCCTCCTGCTCTAAGCCTTCCTCTCCGCCAAAGGAATCGGTAACATTCTTAAAGCACTCCAGGATAGAAGCATAAGACGGATGATCTGGCTGAAGGCATCTGGGAAAGGAAAGTTTATTGTTTTTTAGGGGATTGATTAAGTACATCTGAGCGGAATCATAAGCGTCGAAGCTTAAAAGACCCGGCTGGAACACGATGGCATGTTCCTCTTTTAAGCTTTTGGATTCACTGATGATTCCATGAAGCTCCCCCGGATTGATAAAATAAATACATTCATCCGTAATTTCATAGGACTCCATGTTGACTAATAAGCGAAAATGTCCCTTAAGGAAGTGGATCATTTCAATTTCCTCGTGCCAGTGGTGCTTTACTAAGATGCCCTTTTGCGCTGATTGTGTCCGGTAGATTCCACATGGAAAAGAACTGGTACCATGGGGACGTCCCTCTTTTAATTTGGATTTTGTCTCTGGATTCATGATTATCCTCATTTCCCGGCCGTTTTTATGCCTTTTCGTCAGGTATATTACGCAATCCGCTTCCCTGCCTGATTCGGTTAAATATACGGTATATTACGTGTATCATAACACAGGGAGGGAAAGGGATTCAAGCAAAAGCATACTGGTCAAGAAGTTATGTTTATAGTACACTTAGTAACATAACCAAGCCAGAATACCAGGAGGAATACTATGCTCAAACGATTCCGAAGATTATCTTTTCAGTCCAAAATACTGCTTACCTATTTGCTCTTACTGCTGTTTACCGTGGTTATTTTTGCCATCTGCTATATTCAGGGGGTCTCTTCTGCCCTTACCTACAACATCGAGTACATGAAACAGTCTAACCAGCAAAAAAACATGAACTTAGATATTGCCATGGGAAATAACAGCTCCTTAAATCTTCTGCATCTCATCGATCCCAAGATCAATGTCATACTCCATGAAAAGTCCAGTAACATGTCCCCCAAAGACCGTTACGAAAGAGACTATTATATGCAGACCGTTCTAAAAATGCTCACGGTCATCAATCCCCATGTACAAAGGACAACCATCCTGACATCTGCAGGAGACACCTATTGCAGCATAAACAATATATCAGAGGATTATATAAAAAATGCATGGAAGGCCATCGAAAGTGTTGATTGGAAATCAAAGAGCCAGAAATACTATACAATCCCTTATCCCCAGAAAATAGGCAATACCGGCTATTCCCTGGTAACGGTATACCACCAGCTTTCGGATATCGGCGAGTATAAAACCTATGGATATCTGCTGGCAGACTTGGATTTTGGATCCATTGCAAAAGATTTTAATTCCACTGATGCAGCTGACGGTCTGGCGTCTTCCTTTGCCATTGTATATAAAAACCAGGTCATCTATAATTCCAGAAACGCCCACATCAATCTGGAGACCGACCTTTCAGAAAAGGAAAAGCTGGAGGCCTTTCCTCATCTGGAGCAGATTGAGGCCTCCGGAAAGGGATCAGGGCAGCTTTCTCTAAATGGTACCCTCTGCATTGCTGCTGTTTTAAAAAATGAATCCACCGGCTGGTATCTGGTGCAGTATATCCCAAAGCACCTGCTGATCAACACCAGCATGGAAAGCATGCTAAATGTCATGGCATGGGTGATGCTTATCCTGACTGCAGCCGGGATCTTAAGCCTCATATTATCCAAGCAGGTCAGCCGGCCGATCAAAGCACTGGCAGAAACCATGAACCAGGCAAGGCAGGGAGAAGTAAAGCTTTTAACAGGATTAGAGCCCAGGGAGGATGAAATCGGAAACTTAATTGAAATCTATAATGAAATGGGAAAGAGGATCAATGACAGCATTACCAAACTGTATATTATGCAGATCAATCAAAAGCAGGCAGAGCTTAAAATGCTTCAGTTCCAGATCAATCCCCATTTTTTGTATAATGCGCTGAACACGGTTACAGCCATTGCCAGGCTGGAAGAAATCGAAGAAATCCCAGCCATTACAGAAAGCCTGTCGGATATGTTCCGCTATAACATAAAAGGGACTGATTTTGTAACCGTAAAGGATGAAGTGATTCAGCTAAAGAACTATATCCGAATCCAGTCCATCCGGTTCCCCGGGCGCTTTGCAGTGGAGTATGATATCCCCGGGGAATACGAGAATAATGGGGTTATTAAATTCATCCTGCAGCCCATTGTGGAAAACTCCATACAACATGCGTTTAAGAGTAAACGGGACCAGGACTTTTTAAAAATCTCCGTATCACCGGACTCGGAAGACTATCTTATGATTTCCGTGTACGATGACGGGTGCGGTATGTCAAAAGAGAAGGTGGATGAATTAAACCATGCATTATGGAATACAAAAGCCAACACCCTGCTGGGAGAGGATGGAACTGGCATCGGATTAGCCAATGTTAATGCAAGGCTTAAAAACTTTTATGGAGAAGATTGCGGAATTGTGGTGGAAAGCCGGTACGGAAGCTTTACCTGCATTCACATGCGGATCAAGAGAACGAAGGAGGGTTAGAATGAAGGTCATCATTGCGGAAGATGAATATTACGCAAAAAAAATGCTCGTTAAACTATTAACTAAGATTGATATGGATATCACCGTATGTCTGGAAGCCGAAACCGGGAAACAGGCGGCAGATTATCTTGCCGGCGAGGACGCAGACCTTGTGATAACCGATATCCGCATGCCGGAAATGGACGGGCTGTCCCTCGCAAAATATGTAGAAGAACACTGCCCGGCAACGGATGTGGTTATCGTAAGCGGCTATTCAGATTTTAACTACGCCAAGGAAGCAATGAAATATGGGGTCCGGTATTACCTTACCAAACCGGTAAAACCCGAGGAACTGGAAAAGGCCATACGGGATATTACAGAAACCAGAGAAGAAAAAAAAAGGCTGCTTGAAAAACAGGTGGACCGGAGGCTTTTGCAGGAATCCCTCCAATATGTGAATATCTCCGGCATTCTGGCAAACCGGGCCCTGATGGATACCTTCCGTAACCTGTGCGGCGGACAGCTAAGGGAACGCTCCTACCAGATGCTCTTATTGCAAGGGAAACAGCGTATGAGCCGGGAGGAGGCAAAGATCTTGGCAGAATTCTTAGAATCCGCATCAGACCACGCCAATATCCAGGTCTTTTATTTTCAGCAGCCGGATGAGGTGATCGCCATGAAGTTTGACGGGCAGGAGGTGCTGTGGGATCAAAAGTTTTTACTCCGTCTGAAGCAGGAACTATCCCATAGGAAAATAGAAATCACCTGTGGCATAAGCAGGGTTTATAAAGGGGAAGAACTGCTGGGAGATGCATACCGGGACTGCGTTTATGCCATCAACGGAAGACTGCTTGATGAAAAAACCAGAGTGTTTGAATATGAACCGGAGCTTTCTATGGAACAGATCCTGACACAGCAGGAGGAGCTGTTGATCTACGAAAGTGTGATGAAGGGAAGCTACCAGCAGGCTGAGGCTGCTCTCCAACAGTTTTTTGTAAAATGCAAGGAGGGAAGCTGGAATGTATATTCCTTATACAGCGGTATCATGCAGATTTTTTCCGTGATCAGCAGAGCCTATTGTAGCAGGGAGGCTTCTTCTGAATCAGAAGAGGTAAACCGGTATCTTTTGTTTTCCTTCAAATCAGATCTTTATCAGTTCCGGACCATGGAAGAGCTTGAGCGGTATATGTTTAAAATTCTGGAAAACACCTGCGGCTCCCAGGTGGAAAAAGGTAGCATCATCGAAGAGATCAAGAATTACGTATCCCTTAACTTCCGGTACGAGATTTCCTTAAATGAACTGGCAGCCCATAAGTATTTTATGAATTCCAGTTATTTAAGCCGTCTGTTTAAATCAGAAACAGGGATGAATTTTTCCAAATACTTAATTACCTACCGCATGGAACGGGCAAAGGAGCTTTTAAAAAATACAGTTTTTAAGATAAACGAAATCGCTGATTATGTAGGCTATAATGATACCTCCTATTTTATCCACACCTTCAAGCGCCTTTATCAGATGACTCCCGAGCAATATCGCGCCCAGGTAGAAAAAAGGTAAAAAATGTTTTACGTAACATCTCAGATACCTTATATAGGTGGCCACAATTTGTTTTGTATAATGGAACCACCAAATAACAGGAAACAGAAAGGGCGAGGATGATTTATATGAAAATGAAAAAAATGTTGGCAGTTGGTTTGACCTGCTCTCTGGCAGCGATGCTTGCTGCGGGATGCAGTGAATCAGGTAAAACCTCAGGCAAGAGTTCCGATTCGGGAGTCACACACCTGGAGTTTTTCTCATCAAAGATGGAAAATGTATCCACCATGCAAAAGCTCGTGGACAAATTCAACAAACAAAATACCGATGTCCAGGTTACCTTAAATTCCCCGGCAGATGCGGGAACTGTATTAAAAACCAGGATGACTAAGGATGATTTGCCGGATATCATTGCCTATGGCGGCGATAACATCTATACGGAACTTACAGAAGCAGGGATCTTATTGGATTTAAGCGATCAGGAGGTTTTAAAGACCATAAACGATTCATATATGCAGATGGTCTATGATATCAATGGGGATAAAGCAGAAAAAGCATACGGCATCCCGTTTGCTGCCAACGCTTCTGGAATTATCTATAATGCAGATCTGTTTAAAAAAGCAGGTGTAACGATTCCGGAGACCTGGGATGAGCTCATTGAGGTATGTGAAAAGCTGTCCGCAGCAGGCATCCAGCCCTTTGAATTAAGCTTTAAGGATAGCTGGACCATCCTACCCTCCTGGAACTCTCTGGCGCCGGCAACACAGCCTGAAGGCTTTTTAGATGCGAAGAAAGAAGGAACCACCACTTTCCTTGGCACCCATGAAGAAGTTTTGGAAAAGTACAGCACTCTGG is a genomic window of Lacrimispora sphenoides containing:
- a CDS encoding glycoside hydrolase family 13 protein, with the protein product MTKKWWHDKTAYQIYPKSFLDTNGDGIGDLKGVISKLDYLKDLGVDILWLSPIYVSPFADQGYDIADYYNIDPRFGTMEDMEELIEKAKEREMYIVMDLVVNHCSDEHEWFKKACADPDGEYGNYFYIREKKDGKSPTNWRSYFGNSVWSDIPGTTKQYLHSFHKKQPDLNWENVAVREEVYKNINWWLDKGLGGFRIDAIINIKKALPLQDYEPDRADGLCSIQEMLSRANGVGEFLGEMRDRCFKPHDAFTVGEVFDEKPEELESFIGENGYFSSKFDFNETIFGGSEKGWYDAKAITPEDYKHCCFSAQRHVGTTGFLSNIIENHDEPRGVSHYLPEGECSLEAKKMLGGLNFMLRGIPFIYQGQEIGMENTVFSSIDEVDDIATLDQYKTALEAGYSPEEALNIVSRYSRDNARTPMQWDASANSGFSEGTPWLKVNPNYRDINVADQMTDGHSVFMFYKKLIQLRKQPRWKETIIYGTLEPVLEDEKNIMAYYRKGPETLLIIGNFQKDAQEVPLPRMPKTVLINNYEEVSFDETRIHLKGWQFLVMEI
- a CDS encoding AraC family transcriptional regulator, translating into MNPETKSKLKEGRPHGTSSFPCGIYRTQSAQKGILVKHHWHEEIEMIHFLKGHFRLLVNMESYEITDECIYFINPGELHGIISESKSLKEEHAIVFQPGLLSFDAYDSAQMYLINPLKNNKLSFPRCLQPDHPSYASILECFKNVTDSFGGEEGLEQEEDVFEAVISQLQIKASLLKMLATLFQFHLYSDSHRNTDTRVELIKASITFIRNHYREKIYIRDLASLANMNEQYFCRFFKKALGRTPTEYINDYRIRKAITLLETTDLPVMNICLDSGFFNLGNFLKIFRRYTGTTPLQYRKEKSK
- a CDS encoding sensor histidine kinase is translated as MLKRFRRLSFQSKILLTYLLLLLFTVVIFAICYIQGVSSALTYNIEYMKQSNQQKNMNLDIAMGNNSSLNLLHLIDPKINVILHEKSSNMSPKDRYERDYYMQTVLKMLTVINPHVQRTTILTSAGDTYCSINNISEDYIKNAWKAIESVDWKSKSQKYYTIPYPQKIGNTGYSLVTVYHQLSDIGEYKTYGYLLADLDFGSIAKDFNSTDAADGLASSFAIVYKNQVIYNSRNAHINLETDLSEKEKLEAFPHLEQIEASGKGSGQLSLNGTLCIAAVLKNESTGWYLVQYIPKHLLINTSMESMLNVMAWVMLILTAAGILSLILSKQVSRPIKALAETMNQARQGEVKLLTGLEPREDEIGNLIEIYNEMGKRINDSITKLYIMQINQKQAELKMLQFQINPHFLYNALNTVTAIARLEEIEEIPAITESLSDMFRYNIKGTDFVTVKDEVIQLKNYIRIQSIRFPGRFAVEYDIPGEYENNGVIKFILQPIVENSIQHAFKSKRDQDFLKISVSPDSEDYLMISVYDDGCGMSKEKVDELNHALWNTKANTLLGEDGTGIGLANVNARLKNFYGEDCGIVVESRYGSFTCIHMRIKRTKEG
- a CDS encoding response regulator; translation: MKVIIAEDEYYAKKMLVKLLTKIDMDITVCLEAETGKQAADYLAGEDADLVITDIRMPEMDGLSLAKYVEEHCPATDVVIVSGYSDFNYAKEAMKYGVRYYLTKPVKPEELEKAIRDITETREEKKRLLEKQVDRRLLQESLQYVNISGILANRALMDTFRNLCGGQLRERSYQMLLLQGKQRMSREEAKILAEFLESASDHANIQVFYFQQPDEVIAMKFDGQEVLWDQKFLLRLKQELSHRKIEITCGISRVYKGEELLGDAYRDCVYAINGRLLDEKTRVFEYEPELSMEQILTQQEELLIYESVMKGSYQQAEAALQQFFVKCKEGSWNVYSLYSGIMQIFSVISRAYCSREASSESEEVNRYLLFSFKSDLYQFRTMEELERYMFKILENTCGSQVEKGSIIEEIKNYVSLNFRYEISLNELAAHKYFMNSSYLSRLFKSETGMNFSKYLITYRMERAKELLKNTVFKINEIADYVGYNDTSYFIHTFKRLYQMTPEQYRAQVEKR
- a CDS encoding ABC transporter substrate-binding protein is translated as MKMKKMLAVGLTCSLAAMLAAGCSESGKTSGKSSDSGVTHLEFFSSKMENVSTMQKLVDKFNKQNTDVQVTLNSPADAGTVLKTRMTKDDLPDIIAYGGDNIYTELTEAGILLDLSDQEVLKTINDSYMQMVYDINGDKAEKAYGIPFAANASGIIYNADLFKKAGVTIPETWDELIEVCEKLSAAGIQPFELSFKDSWTILPSWNSLAPATQPEGFLDAKKEGTTTFLGTHEEVLEKYSTLVNYAQADFMGTSYDDGNRSFANGEAAMLINGVWTVPEIKKTNESINLDMFAYPATNDKSKNKVVSGIDVMLMVTNQCKNPEAAKRFVSFMLEPENSQLYINEQFAFSPVEGVVQEDASVAGLAKDIADGKVTDFVDHYYPNGYNLSAILSEFFLNKANGMDESENIAAILKKCDEQYDILNTR